The proteins below come from a single Miscanthus floridulus cultivar M001 chromosome 1, ASM1932011v1, whole genome shotgun sequence genomic window:
- the LOC136507732 gene encoding uncharacterized protein — translation MGFVSFVGRVLFVAAFLLSAYQEFNEFGTDGGPAAKALQPKFNVFVKNISAHLGVAVPHIELKHVIAATIGLKGLGSLLFILSSSLGAYLLLLYLALITPIIHDFYNYDIEKAEFAQLFGKFTQDVALIGALLFFLGMKNSIPKRQGKKKASKAKTN, via the exons aTGGGGTTCGTGTCCTTCGTCGGGAGGGTGCTCTTCGTTGCCGCGTTCCTCCTCTCCGCCTACCAGGA GTTTAATGAATTCGGTACTGATGGTGGGCCAGCAGCTAAGGCGCTCCAGCCCAAGTTCAATGTGTTTGTCAAAAATATCTCTGCTCATCTGGGAGTAGCTGTGCCGCACATTGAG CTGAAGCATGTGATTGCTGCTACAATTGGTCTTAAGGGTCTTGGAAGTCTCCTTTTTATTTTGAGCAGCTCTCTCGGTGCTTATCTCCTG TTGTTGTACCTTGCTTTGATCACTCCTATCATTCATGACTTCTACAACTACGATATAGAGAAGGCAGAATTTGCGCAGCTCTTTGGGAAGTTCACCCAG GATGTGGCACTGATTGGGGCTCTCCTCTTCTTTCTGGGCATGAAGAACTCCATCCCGAAGCGGCAGGGCAAGAAGAAGGCTTCCAAGGCGAAGACGAACTAA
- the LOC136507741 gene encoding LOB domain-containing protein CRL1-like — translation MMTGFGSPCGACKFLRRKCVRGCVFAPYFCHEQGAAHFAAIHKVFGASNVSKLLAHLPLADRPEAAVTISYEAQARLRDPIYGCVAHIFALQQQVMTLQAQLASLKAQAAQGQQGVHEDAKGYVGSAAAEQLGYGYPWCNGNGGVAGGAVGAPAAQPGAYSNGGHESLTALLGSDYMQQSLYHAFEHAGADEGNASFEAAAESSSFGAEESGWRSSSGYQDCEDLQSVAYAYLNHRS, via the exons ATGATGACGGGGTTCGGGTCACCGTGCGGGGCGTGCAAGTTCCTGCGGCGCAAGTGCGTGCGCGGCTGCGTCTTCGCGCCCTACTTCTGCCACGAGCAGGGCGCGGCGCACTTCGCCGCCATCCACAAGGTGTTCGGCGCCAGCAACGTGTCCAAGCTGCTCGCGCACCTGCCGCTCGCCGACCGCCCGGAGGCCGCCGTCACCATCTCCTACGAGGCGCAGGCGAGGCTGCGCGACCCCATCTACGGCTGCGTCGCCCACATCTTCGCGCTCCAGCAGCAG GTGATGACCCTGCAGGCGCAGCTGGCGTCGCTCAAGGCGCAGGCAGCGCAGGGGCAGCAGGGCGTGCACGAGGACGCCAAGGGCTACGTGGGCAGCGCTGCCGCGGAGCAGCTAGGGTACGGCTACCCATGGTGCAACGGCAATGGAGGCGTCGCAGGCGGCGCTGTGGGCGCGCCCGCCGCGCAGCCGGGCGCGTACAGCAATGGCGGGCACGAGTCCCTGACCGCGCTGCTGGGGTCGGACTACATGCAGCAGTCGCTGTACCACGCGTTCGAGCACGCCGGCGCGGACGAGGGGAACGCGTCCTTCGAGGCAGCAGCGGAGTCCTCGTCGTTCGGGGCGGAGGAAAGCGGGTGGAGGTCGTCGTCGGGGTACCAAGACTGCGAGGACCTGCAGAGCGTGGCTTACGCTTACCTGAACCATCGCTCGTAA